A genomic stretch from Anoplopoma fimbria isolate UVic2021 breed Golden Eagle Sablefish chromosome 8, Afim_UVic_2022, whole genome shotgun sequence includes:
- the c8h19orf25 gene encoding UPF0449 protein C19orf25 homolog, with product MNLGSKNKKRVVLPSRPEPPTVDQILEDINRAAPNDPVFSILEKTGQDSYRPSESDVDLRFQQCQKYLELNERLQEARGRLLRQREELRMAGEQLQSDVAEVKGQTL from the exons ATGAATCTTGGTTCTAAAAATAAGAAGAGGGTGGTTCTGCCCAGTCGTCCCGAGCCCCCTACTGTGGACCAGATCCTGGAGGACATCAACAGAGCCGCTCCCAACGACCCGGTCTTCAGCATCCTGGAGAAGACTGGACAAG ATTCGTACCGGCCCTCAGAAAGCGATGTGGACTTGCGGTTCCAGCAGTGTCAAAAGTATCTGGAGCTGAATGAGCGGCTGCAGGAAGCGCGAGGTCGACTGTTACGGCAGAGGGAGGAGCTGCGGATGGCCGGCGAGCAGCTGCAAAGCGACGTggcagaggtcaaaggtcaaacactCTGA